In Clostridium swellfunianum, a genomic segment contains:
- a CDS encoding shikimate kinase encodes MLNKNIVLIGMPGCGKTSIGKIVSEKLFLPFYDVDEYLEAKEGKPIKDIFLKGEAYFRELESSSIKEIVNNCPSVISTGGGAVKVPRNMEILQKNSIIIFINRPLENIIKDIDTSTRPLLLEGQSKLYKLFEERYPLYMQFNDLEVLNDTTIEEAADSIIKLL; translated from the coding sequence ATGTTAAATAAAAATATTGTACTTATTGGAATGCCTGGCTGCGGGAAAACTTCTATCGGAAAAATTGTTTCCGAAAAACTATTCTTACCTTTCTATGATGTTGATGAATACCTAGAAGCAAAAGAAGGCAAACCTATAAAAGATATTTTTCTTAAAGGAGAAGCATATTTTAGAGAACTTGAAAGTAGCTCCATAAAAGAAATAGTCAATAACTGCCCTTCGGTAATCTCAACTGGAGGCGGTGCTGTAAAAGTTCCTCGAAATATGGAGATATTACAAAAAAATTCTATAATTATATTTATAAACAGACCATTAGAAAATATAATAAAAGATATAGATACCTCCACCCGCCCGCTGCTTTTAGAAGGACAATCAAAGCTTTATAAATTGTTTGAAGAAAGGTACCCTCTATATATGCAGTTCAATGATTTAGAAGTTTTAAATGATACCACTATTGAAGAGGCTGCTGATAGTATAATTAAGCTTTTGTAA
- a CDS encoding LysR family transcriptional regulator: protein MIDELRTFIAVVEYNSFTKAAENINLSQASVSLHIKHLEQYFNTILVQRSVKQKNIYITESGHLLYERSKQITKLLDDTKNDLMYYEHMVKGRLRIGASFTIGEYLLPDFLGKFTKTYPDLELEITIENTQSICERVKNFQIDLGLVEGTVPSSSLTIEHFYKDIMKIAVPYNHSLTNKKFSMDNLQNQTWITREIGSGTREYLMLFLSNNNISPKNFIVFGSNYAVKEAVRNNLGITFISSLVTEASATSKELSVIETGQTYYRSFSYVLQKGIIPSRGTVVFIDMLKSYMKSK, encoded by the coding sequence ATGATAGACGAACTTAGAACTTTCATAGCAGTTGTAGAATATAATAGCTTTACCAAGGCCGCTGAAAATATTAACTTATCTCAAGCAAGTGTTAGTCTTCATATTAAACACCTAGAACAATATTTTAATACAATCTTAGTTCAGCGTTCAGTTAAGCAGAAAAATATATATATTACTGAATCTGGTCATCTGCTTTACGAACGTTCGAAACAAATTACTAAATTATTAGATGATACCAAAAATGATTTAATGTATTATGAACACATGGTAAAAGGGCGTTTGCGTATAGGCGCAAGCTTTACTATTGGAGAATATCTGCTGCCAGACTTTTTAGGTAAGTTTACAAAAACATATCCAGATTTAGAGTTAGAAATTACAATTGAAAATACTCAGAGTATTTGCGAGAGAGTTAAAAACTTTCAAATTGACTTAGGATTAGTGGAAGGTACAGTCCCAAGTTCTAGTTTAACAATTGAACATTTTTATAAAGACATAATGAAAATTGCAGTTCCTTATAATCATTCCTTGACTAACAAAAAATTTTCAATGGATAATTTGCAGAATCAAACCTGGATTACTAGAGAAATCGGTTCTGGTACAAGAGAATATTTGATGCTTTTTTTGTCCAATAACAATATAAGTCCTAAAAATTTTATTGTATTTGGAAGTAATTATGCAGTTAAAGAAGCAGTAAGAAACAACTTAGGCATTACTTTTATTTCATCTCTTGTTACTGAAGCTTCAGCAACAAGCAAAGAACTATCTGTTATAGAAACTGGACAGACATATTATAGAAGTTTTTCCTATGTACTGCAAAAGGGAATCATCCCTTCAAGGGGTACTGTAGTATTTATAGATATGTTAAAAAGCTATATGAAAAGTAAATAA
- a CDS encoding LysR family transcriptional regulator, which translates to MTIRHLKIFIEVADSGKMSMAAAKFFISQPTVSQVIRELEEHYGVLLFERLCKKLFITEKGKKLLSYARSVVKQFDDMEEMMFQANYVDKIKIGATITVGNCILSDVIKSFKEVNPEVETYSYVNNTRDIEEKLLRSELDIGIVEGKVKSPDLISIPEVNDCLILACSTKHSFARKKTVKLSELAYERFAMREQGSGTRELFERYMMENGMEIKIAFEGNSSASIKKAVMENQCLAVISIRLVEEEIKNGYIHVIQNMECDWDRSFSVVYHKNKLVTNEMKSLIDIVKNYKHADILQRIDSGKLIRG; encoded by the coding sequence GTGACAATAAGGCATTTAAAAATATTTATTGAAGTAGCAGACAGTGGAAAGATGAGTATGGCCGCAGCTAAGTTTTTTATTTCACAGCCGACTGTAAGCCAGGTCATTAGAGAACTTGAGGAGCATTATGGGGTGCTCTTATTTGAACGTCTGTGCAAGAAATTATTTATAACAGAAAAAGGGAAAAAACTTCTTTCTTATGCAAGAAGTGTAGTAAAGCAGTTTGATGATATGGAAGAAATGATGTTTCAGGCTAATTATGTAGATAAAATCAAAATTGGGGCTACTATTACAGTAGGTAATTGTATTCTTAGCGATGTTATCAAAAGTTTTAAAGAGGTTAATCCTGAGGTTGAGACATATTCTTATGTAAACAATACAAGAGACATAGAAGAAAAATTGTTAAGGTCAGAACTAGATATTGGTATAGTAGAAGGTAAAGTTAAAAGTCCAGATTTAATTTCTATTCCAGAAGTAAATGATTGCTTGATTCTTGCCTGCAGCACAAAACATAGCTTTGCCAGAAAGAAAACAGTTAAACTATCCGAATTGGCTTACGAGAGGTTTGCTATGCGCGAGCAAGGCAGCGGAACAAGAGAGCTTTTTGAAAGATATATGATGGAAAACGGAATGGAAATAAAAATAGCTTTTGAAGGAAACAGTTCTGCTTCTATTAAAAAAGCAGTAATGGAAAACCAATGTTTGGCGGTTATTTCTATACGCTTAGTAGAAGAGGAAATTAAAAATGGATATATACATGTTATTCAGAATATGGAATGTGACTGGGACAGATCCTTTAGCGTGGTATATCATAAAAATAAGCTTGTAACTAACGAAATGAAAAGTCTTATTGATATAGTAAAAAACTATAAGCATGCAGATATTCTTCAGAGAATAGATTCAGGTAAGTTAATAAGAGGATAA
- a CDS encoding FAD-dependent oxidoreductase, which produces MKVLIIGGVAAGTKVAAKLKRENRSCEVTILTKSKEISYAGCGLPYYVGKVIPERSQLIVNTPDNFSRLTGVQVLTEVEVKNVNPVDKTVDALDLNTKETLNYKYDKLVIASGAEAIKPPVDGVNLKGVFFMRTPDDAIALREAIEEGEIKRAVVVGGGYIGLEVAENLSTQGVKVSVIDMAKHVLPGFDEEFAEYVENHLANQGIMTFTETKLEAILGETKVEKIKTDKRAIKTDAVILSVGIRANTAFLADTDIKLMPNKTIKVNEFLQTNIEDIYAVGDCATVTNKLTKEPAWSPMGSSANIAGRIAAKNINGANVAYQGVLGTAVAKLPELNVGRTGLTEAAAKQSGYNAVSVVTVVDDKAQYYPGASSFIVKMIADIETNKLLGLQVLGKGAVDKMVDIAVTAISMRATLEQIENMDLAYAPPFSTAIHPFSHTVNILLNKISGAFETITPAEYAAGNAEDYKIIDASLTPSIEGVPYVDLTKVNGELPEFAKDEKLLLVCAKGKRAYMLQNRLKYFGYTNTLVLEGGTTFNEISI; this is translated from the coding sequence ATGAAGGTTCTTATTATTGGTGGTGTAGCTGCCGGTACTAAGGTTGCTGCAAAGCTAAAACGTGAAAACCGCAGCTGCGAGGTTACGATTTTAACTAAAAGCAAAGAAATTTCCTATGCAGGTTGTGGACTCCCTTACTATGTTGGCAAAGTAATTCCAGAACGCAGTCAATTAATTGTTAATACTCCCGATAATTTTTCAAGATTGACTGGAGTTCAAGTACTCACCGAAGTAGAAGTAAAAAATGTTAATCCTGTAGATAAAACTGTAGATGCACTAGATTTAAATACAAAGGAAACTCTTAATTATAAATATGACAAGTTAGTTATTGCCTCTGGTGCTGAAGCCATAAAGCCTCCAGTAGATGGGGTAAATTTAAAAGGTGTGTTCTTTATGAGAACTCCAGATGATGCTATCGCCTTACGGGAAGCTATTGAAGAAGGTGAAATTAAGCGTGCTGTTGTAGTTGGTGGCGGATACATAGGACTTGAGGTTGCTGAAAATTTATCTACTCAAGGAGTTAAGGTATCTGTCATAGATATGGCAAAGCATGTACTTCCTGGTTTTGATGAAGAGTTCGCTGAGTATGTTGAAAACCATTTAGCTAATCAAGGCATCATGACCTTTACTGAAACAAAACTTGAAGCTATCCTTGGTGAAACAAAAGTCGAAAAAATTAAAACAGACAAGCGCGCTATTAAAACTGATGCTGTTATACTTTCTGTAGGAATAAGAGCTAACACAGCTTTTCTAGCTGACACAGACATTAAATTAATGCCAAATAAAACTATTAAAGTAAATGAGTTCTTGCAAACAAATATAGAAGATATATATGCAGTTGGCGACTGTGCTACTGTAACTAATAAGCTTACTAAAGAACCTGCTTGGTCTCCTATGGGCTCTTCAGCTAATATCGCTGGTCGTATTGCTGCTAAAAATATTAACGGTGCTAATGTAGCTTATCAAGGTGTTCTAGGAACAGCAGTTGCTAAGCTTCCTGAGCTTAATGTAGGACGAACAGGCTTAACAGAAGCTGCTGCAAAACAGTCTGGTTATAATGCTGTAAGTGTTGTAACTGTTGTAGACGATAAAGCACAATACTATCCTGGCGCTTCATCCTTTATTGTTAAGATGATAGCAGATATAGAAACTAATAAATTACTAGGTCTACAAGTGCTTGGCAAGGGTGCTGTAGATAAAATGGTTGATATTGCTGTCACAGCAATATCAATGAGGGCAACTCTTGAGCAAATTGAAAATATGGATTTAGCTTATGCTCCACCATTCTCAACAGCAATCCATCCTTTCTCACATACTGTGAACATTTTATTAAATAAGATCAGTGGTGCTTTTGAAACTATAACACCTGCTGAGTATGCTGCTGGAAATGCTGAAGACTACAAAATAATTGATGCCTCTCTTACCCCAAGCATTGAAGGAGTTCCTTACGTAGATCTTACAAAGGTTAACGGAGAACTTCCCGAATTTGCTAAGGATGAAAAGCTTCTCTTAGTGTGTGCTAAGGGAAAAAGAGCTTATATGCTTCAAAACCGCTTAAAGTATTTTGGGTATACTAACACACTAGTTCTTGAAGGTGGTACTACCTTTAATGAAATATCAATATAA
- a CDS encoding 4Fe-4S dicluster domain-containing protein, which translates to MACLTVSAADEKRVKALGFLSNKGTDNFSGRIITVNGKITAAQNKCLSEAAQLFGNGIVTFTTRLTIECQGIPYDKIEDFRAYIAKEGLVTGGTGSKVRPVVSCKGTTCQYGLIDTFGLSEEIHERFFNGYNDVKLPHKFKIGVGGCPNNCVKPDLNDLGIIGQLIPNFDEDSCNGCKKCSVEDACPVNAAKIFDGMLAIDQDECNNCGRCVGKCHFDAIEDGKVGYKIYIGGRWGKRVAQGIPLSKIFTSKEEAMDVIEKTILLYREQGKTGERLSQTIERLGFENVQAQLLSNDILERKQEILDAKLHIVGGATC; encoded by the coding sequence ATGGCATGTTTAACTGTAAGTGCTGCAGACGAAAAAAGAGTAAAGGCCTTAGGCTTTCTAAGTAACAAGGGTACTGACAACTTTTCAGGAAGAATTATCACTGTAAATGGCAAAATTACAGCTGCTCAAAACAAATGCTTATCAGAAGCTGCACAGCTTTTTGGTAATGGCATTGTAACTTTTACAACTAGACTAACTATTGAGTGTCAAGGAATTCCCTATGACAAAATTGAAGACTTTAGAGCTTACATTGCTAAGGAAGGTCTTGTAACAGGAGGCACTGGTTCAAAGGTTCGTCCAGTAGTATCCTGTAAGGGTACAACCTGTCAGTATGGTTTAATAGATACCTTTGGCTTATCAGAGGAAATTCACGAAAGATTTTTTAATGGCTATAACGATGTTAAGCTTCCTCATAAATTTAAAATTGGTGTTGGGGGTTGTCCTAACAACTGTGTTAAACCTGATTTAAATGACCTAGGAATTATTGGTCAGTTAATACCTAACTTTGATGAGGATTCATGCAATGGATGCAAGAAGTGTTCTGTAGAGGATGCCTGCCCAGTAAATGCTGCAAAGATATTTGATGGTATGCTTGCTATTGACCAAGACGAGTGCAACAACTGTGGACGCTGTGTTGGAAAATGCCACTTTGACGCTATAGAAGATGGAAAAGTTGGATACAAAATATATATAGGCGGAAGATGGGGAAAACGCGTTGCGCAAGGAATACCTCTAAGCAAAATCTTTACCAGCAAAGAAGAAGCTATGGATGTAATAGAAAAGACTATACTTTTATATAGAGAACAAGGAAAGACAGGAGAGCGTTTATCTCAAACTATTGAAAGGCTTGGCTTTGAAAATGTACAAGCTCAATTATTATCAAATGATATTTTAGAAAGAAAGCAGGAAATCCTGGATGCAAAGCTTCACATCGTAGGCGGAGCTACCTGTTAA
- a CDS encoding YeiH family protein, translating to MNTNLNTKPTTNFNLKKHFAIALCVGIATVATYLGGTQKLIGAPMIGLFISMLIVNFMPSVDKDFKAGTTFAGKKFLSFGIILAGATLNFKEILGYGAKALPLIIFNIIIAFSVAYFVGRKLKVSQNTCTLVGGGTCICGGTAIATLASIIKAKETEIAYAMTAIFLFDIFAALVYPYASGFLGLTANQFGFLAGTAINDTSSVAAAEATYNVLNNLDLNLAITVKLTRTTMLIVLAVIFTVMTVRKQAQSIDSLGEPSAASDAQKKMSIGQTIIKVFPWFILIFLVMAILNTLGVFQNIGGASNFFKKGYKFLIAAALAGVGFKIQFKDLITKGIKPIILGGCTWAAVALSSLIFVKLFAAYVG from the coding sequence ATGAACACTAATTTAAACACTAAACCAACTACCAATTTTAACCTAAAAAAACACTTTGCTATCGCCTTATGCGTTGGCATTGCTACGGTAGCAACCTACTTAGGAGGAACGCAAAAGCTTATTGGGGCTCCTATGATTGGATTGTTTATAAGCATGCTTATTGTAAACTTTATGCCATCTGTAGATAAGGATTTCAAAGCTGGAACTACTTTTGCAGGAAAAAAATTCTTAAGCTTTGGTATTATTTTAGCTGGTGCTACTCTTAACTTTAAAGAAATCTTAGGCTATGGAGCAAAAGCACTTCCACTTATTATATTCAACATAATAATTGCTTTTAGTGTTGCCTATTTTGTAGGTAGAAAATTAAAGGTATCACAAAATACCTGTACCTTAGTGGGTGGTGGTACATGCATTTGTGGTGGTACTGCTATTGCAACCTTAGCCTCCATAATTAAAGCTAAAGAAACTGAAATAGCTTATGCTATGACAGCAATCTTTTTATTTGACATATTTGCGGCTCTAGTTTACCCATATGCATCAGGCTTTCTTGGTTTAACTGCCAACCAATTTGGTTTCCTTGCGGGTACTGCTATTAACGATACTTCAAGTGTTGCCGCTGCAGAAGCTACATATAACGTTTTAAATAATCTTGACTTAAACCTGGCCATAACAGTGAAGCTTACAAGAACTACAATGCTTATTGTACTTGCAGTTATATTTACTGTAATGACTGTAAGAAAGCAAGCTCAGTCCATTGATTCTTTAGGCGAGCCTTCAGCAGCTTCAGATGCTCAAAAGAAAATGTCGATAGGCCAAACTATAATAAAGGTTTTCCCATGGTTTATTCTTATATTCCTAGTTATGGCTATTTTAAACACCCTAGGAGTATTTCAAAACATTGGGGGTGCCTCAAATTTCTTTAAAAAAGGATATAAATTTTTAATTGCAGCAGCTTTAGCTGGTGTAGGCTTTAAAATTCAATTCAAAGATTTAATTACAAAGGGTATTAAACCAATCATACTTGGAGGCTGTACCTGGGCAGCTGTTGCCCTATCATCCTTAATATTTGTAAAGCTGTTTGCAGCTTATGTAGGTTAA
- a CDS encoding ABC transporter ATP-binding protein, producing the protein MIKLNNITSGYNGVEIIKDINIAFEEGSITSIVGKNGCGKTTVLKTAANLLKPFSGEITIKGEDISSISSKELAKKVSFLPQLRTVPNITVYNLVMHGRYPYLGFSRTPQKTDKEIVEKAMENMGLKDCINKSIQELSGGQRQKVYISMILAQDTDIIFLDEPTTYLDINHQLEILEIIKKLKKMGKTIVMVLHDLSNALSYSDKLCLMEKGQVVIYDTPQAVFDSKEMDRIFKISSEQVLVEEKASPQYVFYLK; encoded by the coding sequence ATGATTAAATTAAATAATATAACTTCAGGGTATAATGGAGTTGAAATCATTAAAGATATAAATATAGCTTTTGAAGAAGGCAGTATCACGAGTATTGTAGGTAAAAATGGCTGTGGAAAAACTACCGTACTAAAGACAGCAGCAAATCTGCTAAAGCCTTTTAGTGGTGAAATTACTATAAAGGGTGAGGATATTTCTAGTATTTCAAGCAAGGAGCTTGCAAAGAAGGTTTCTTTTCTACCTCAACTTAGAACTGTGCCAAATATAACTGTGTATAATTTGGTTATGCACGGCAGATATCCGTATTTAGGCTTTTCACGTACTCCTCAGAAAACAGACAAGGAAATTGTAGAGAAGGCTATGGAAAATATGGGTCTTAAGGATTGTATAAATAAAAGTATTCAAGAGCTTTCCGGAGGACAGCGTCAAAAAGTTTATATATCAATGATTTTAGCTCAGGATACAGATATAATCTTTTTGGATGAGCCTACTACCTATTTGGATATTAATCATCAGCTTGAAATATTAGAAATAATAAAAAAGCTTAAAAAAATGGGTAAGACTATAGTTATGGTGCTCCATGATTTAAGCAATGCTCTTTCCTACTCGGACAAGCTATGTCTTATGGAGAAAGGTCAGGTAGTAATATATGATACTCCACAAGCAGTATTTGACAGCAAGGAGATGGATAGAATCTTTAAGATTTCTTCTGAACAGGTATTAGTTGAAGAGAAGGCCTCACCGCAGTATGTATTCTATCTAAAGTAA
- a CDS encoding FecCD family ABC transporter permease, whose translation MQDGVKAMNMLQKFSTRIHLNKNSKSYNCSVIALLTILLLIGVFMSISIGSSKISLSEIISSMQQGDNASKTYRIISFVRIPRTLAAVLSGCALSMSGAILQSVLNNSLASPNIIGVNSGAGLFTVLIAAFFPANLYFTTIASFIGALLAMLLVYFIAQKTGASRMAIVLSGVAVSSFIGAMTDTVLTLKPDTAISRTAFMIGGFSGITMDKVSFAGWFIVFAFIIALILGYDMNILALGDESAKSLGLNVVRIRFVFLILAAMLAGSAISFAGLLGFVGLIVPHVSRFLVGYDNRILLPVSALLGSIFTLLCDLLARVLFAPFEIPVGIIMSFLGGPFFIYLLIKGKRGQLYD comes from the coding sequence ATGCAAGATGGGGTGAAAGCTATGAATATGTTGCAAAAATTCTCTACCCGGATACATTTAAATAAAAACAGTAAGAGCTATAACTGCAGCGTTATAGCTCTCCTTACAATTTTGCTTCTAATTGGAGTTTTTATGAGTATCAGCATTGGTTCTTCAAAAATATCTTTATCAGAAATAATTTCTTCTATGCAGCAGGGAGATAATGCATCGAAAACATATAGAATCATAAGCTTTGTAAGGATACCAAGAACATTGGCTGCAGTTCTTTCAGGCTGTGCTTTGTCAATGTCAGGTGCTATACTCCAGTCCGTATTGAACAATTCTCTTGCAAGTCCCAATATTATTGGTGTAAATTCTGGAGCAGGATTATTTACTGTATTAATAGCAGCTTTTTTTCCTGCAAATCTGTATTTTACAACAATTGCTTCTTTTATAGGGGCGCTCCTAGCTATGCTTTTAGTTTATTTTATAGCACAAAAGACAGGAGCTTCCAGAATGGCTATAGTTTTATCGGGAGTTGCTGTATCAAGCTTTATAGGTGCAATGACGGATACTGTACTAACTCTAAAACCTGATACAGCGATTAGTCGAACAGCATTTATGATAGGAGGCTTTTCTGGTATAACAATGGACAAGGTAAGTTTTGCCGGCTGGTTTATTGTTTTTGCCTTTATTATAGCCTTAATTCTAGGCTATGATATGAATATACTGGCTCTAGGAGATGAAAGTGCAAAGTCCTTAGGTTTAAATGTAGTTAGGATTCGCTTTGTGTTTTTAATCCTTGCAGCAATGTTAGCAGGAAGTGCTATAAGTTTTGCTGGTCTATTGGGCTTTGTTGGACTTATTGTTCCTCATGTATCAAGATTTTTGGTTGGATATGATAATAGAATTTTGCTTCCAGTGTCAGCACTGTTAGGAAGTATTTTTACTCTGCTTTGTGATTTACTGGCACGAGTACTTTTTGCTCCCTTTGAAATTCCTGTTGGAATTATAATGTCCTTCTTGGGAGGACCATTCTTTATATACCTATTAATAAAGGGTAAGAGAGGTCAGCTTTATGATTAA
- a CDS encoding ABC transporter substrate-binding protein → MNTGLNSRKFNNKNGFKKIISTRKLISMLILTGLITQIFIGCKAKTISINNKYYYSFTDSLKNTIHLKDKPQRVVSLVGSYAETWILAGGELVGVTNDVISERKMEVSKETKMLGTIKDPNVEEIIALSPEFVLLSTDIESHVRISETLKKSNIPFAFFKVEHFEDYLNMLKVCTEITGNKELYEKNGLAVKKQIENILAKIDKKNNPDVLFIRAFSSGAKAKNDDNMACKILNDLGTVNIASKHKSLLEDLSIEEIIQEDPDYIFVVTMGDSKEALKALKDGIEKNPAWSSLSAVKNNRYIVLPKELFHYKPNARWGESYEYVAKILYPDTFK, encoded by the coding sequence ATGAACACTGGCCTTAATAGTAGAAAGTTTAACAATAAAAACGGCTTTAAAAAAATTATATCAACAAGAAAACTAATCTCTATGCTGATTTTAACTGGTTTGATTACACAGATATTTATAGGGTGTAAAGCAAAGACAATATCAATAAATAATAAATATTACTATAGCTTTACTGATTCATTGAAAAATACTATCCACTTAAAAGACAAGCCCCAAAGGGTGGTTTCGCTTGTCGGCTCCTATGCTGAAACTTGGATTTTAGCTGGTGGTGAGCTTGTAGGTGTTACTAATGATGTTATTAGCGAAAGGAAAATGGAAGTATCTAAGGAAACAAAAATGCTAGGTACAATAAAAGATCCAAATGTAGAAGAAATTATAGCACTATCTCCTGAATTTGTTTTGCTTTCTACAGATATAGAAAGTCATGTAAGGATTTCAGAAACTCTTAAGAAATCTAATATACCTTTTGCATTTTTCAAGGTAGAGCATTTTGAGGATTACCTAAATATGCTTAAAGTATGCACAGAAATAACAGGAAATAAGGAATTATATGAGAAAAATGGATTAGCAGTTAAAAAACAAATTGAAAATATCTTAGCCAAAATCGACAAGAAGAATAATCCTGATGTACTGTTTATTCGTGCTTTTTCAAGCGGTGCAAAAGCTAAAAATGATGATAATATGGCCTGCAAAATTCTTAATGATTTAGGTACTGTAAATATAGCCTCAAAGCATAAGTCTCTTTTAGAGGATTTGAGTATTGAAGAAATTATTCAAGAGGATCCAGACTATATTTTTGTAGTAACAATGGGGGACAGCAAAGAAGCCTTAAAAGCTTTAAAAGATGGAATAGAGAAAAATCCAGCATGGAGCAGTTTATCAGCAGTAAAAAATAATCGATATATTGTGCTTCCAAAGGAATTATTTCACTATAAGCCTAATGCAAGATGGGGTGAAAGCTATGAATATGTTGCAAAAATTCTCTACCCGGATACATTTAAATAA
- a CDS encoding NAD(P)/FAD-dependent oxidoreductase encodes MSERYDIAIVGSGPAGITAAINAKIRNKRIIIFGYENLSNKLYLAPKINNYVGFPGISGKDLTEKFKDHLKEMDIEITYERVDSIYAMGDYYALMVNDKTYEATGIVLATGVSFGKPFKGESEFLGRGVGYCATCDAPLYKNKVVTIIGYNKESIEEANYVSELAAKVYYIPMFKGDVDLNSNIEVINDKPVEIIGDSHVNKLVLKNSEVETDGLFILRDNISPDQLVPGLLVEEGHIKVSRDMETNLKGCYAAGDAVGKPYQYLKSMGEGQVAALNAVSYLDKLSREK; translated from the coding sequence ATGAGCGAGAGATATGATATAGCGATAGTAGGAAGTGGTCCAGCAGGAATTACAGCTGCTATTAATGCGAAGATAAGGAACAAAAGGATAATAATTTTTGGTTATGAGAATCTAAGTAATAAACTATACCTTGCACCTAAGATAAACAATTATGTTGGTTTTCCAGGGATAAGTGGCAAGGATTTAACAGAAAAGTTTAAAGATCATCTAAAAGAGATGGATATTGAGATAACCTATGAAAGAGTTGACAGTATATATGCCATGGGTGATTATTACGCTTTAATGGTTAATGACAAAACCTATGAAGCTACCGGTATAGTATTAGCTACAGGGGTTTCCTTTGGAAAGCCTTTTAAAGGTGAGAGTGAGTTTCTTGGAAGAGGTGTAGGGTATTGTGCAACCTGCGATGCTCCTTTATATAAAAATAAAGTAGTTACAATAATAGGTTATAATAAAGAATCCATTGAAGAAGCAAACTATGTAAGTGAACTTGCAGCTAAGGTATACTATATACCAATGTTCAAAGGTGATGTTGATCTAAACAGTAATATAGAGGTTATAAATGACAAGCCTGTAGAGATAATAGGCGATAGTCATGTTAATAAGTTAGTATTAAAAAACAGTGAAGTAGAAACAGATGGATTATTTATTTTAAGAGATAATATATCACCAGATCAATTAGTGCCAGGTCTTTTAGTTGAGGAGGGGCACATAAAAGTAAGTAGAGATATGGAGACAAATCTTAAAGGCTGCTATGCAGCAGGAGATGCTGTGGGTAAGCCTTATCAATACTTGAAGTCAATGGGAGAAGGTCAGGTAGCTGCTTTAAATGCAGTTTCTTATTTAGATAAATTATCTCGTGAAAAATAA
- the trxA gene encoding thioredoxin, whose protein sequence is MTISINEANFNKIVNSDIPVVVDFWAPWCGPCKMLGPIIEEIAIELEGKAVVGKINVDDNQSIAMQYKVLSIPTVLIFKNGQVIDQIVGFMPKSAIMEKIQKHI, encoded by the coding sequence ATGACAATAAGTATTAATGAAGCAAATTTCAATAAAATAGTAAACAGTGACATACCAGTAGTAGTAGATTTTTGGGCACCGTGGTGCGGACCATGCAAGATGCTTGGTCCAATTATAGAAGAGATAGCAATTGAACTAGAGGGTAAGGCTGTAGTTGGGAAAATAAATGTTGATGATAATCAAAGTATTGCGATGCAGTACAAAGTATTAAGCATTCCAACAGTGCTTATATTTAAAAATGGGCAAGTTATTGACCAAATTGTTGGATTTATGCCTAAAAGTGCTATAATGGAGAAGATACAAAAACACATATAA